A window from Acidobacteriota bacterium encodes these proteins:
- a CDS encoding flagellar motor protein MotA — protein sequence MGISVKILMGVLVVMSMASVGVFFERLFTFIQATNQSKLFAPQVAKHLKDGKLKEAISVSQSKDYRYSHLGKVVLAGLQEYQFQQDSGVDLHKDDVVDSVHRAIQRAAALTSSDLKRGMGILATIGSTAVFVGLLATTLGVINAFQGIAATGSGGLGAVSGGISEALVGTAIGLFVAIPAVWFFNYLTGRLEYFAVEMDNSSSELVDYFIKKS from the coding sequence ATGGGGATATCCGTCAAGATCCTGATGGGTGTGCTCGTGGTCATGTCGATGGCGTCGGTCGGCGTCTTCTTCGAGCGGTTGTTCACCTTCATCCAGGCGACGAACCAGTCGAAGCTGTTCGCGCCGCAGGTGGCGAAGCATCTCAAGGACGGGAAGCTCAAGGAGGCCATCAGCGTCTCGCAGTCCAAGGACTACCGGTACAGCCACCTCGGCAAGGTCGTGCTGGCCGGTCTCCAGGAGTACCAGTTCCAGCAGGACAGCGGCGTCGACCTGCACAAGGACGACGTGGTCGACAGCGTCCACCGCGCGATTCAGCGCGCGGCGGCGCTCACTTCCTCCGACCTGAAGCGAGGCATGGGCATTCTGGCTACCATCGGCTCCACGGCCGTGTTCGTCGGCCTGCTCGCGACGACGCTCGGCGTCATCAACGCGTTCCAGGGCATCGCGGCCACGGGCTCCGGTGGTCTGGGCGCCGTGTCGGGCGGCATTTCCGAGGCGCTGGTCGGCACCGCGATCGGCCTCTTCGTGGCGATTCCGGCCGTCTGGTTCTTCAATTACCTGACCGGCCGCCTCGAGTACTTCGCCGTCGAGATGGACAATTCGTCGTCGGAGCTCGTCGACTACTTCATCAAGAAGTCCTAG
- a CDS encoding biopolymer transporter ExbD codes for MAKKKHHGADAVAQATNPHANSEINITPFIDVLLVLIVIFLAALPLGQRGLDINLPLETQGAQQAATDSSQILLEYTADRRISVNQQPMQMATLESELRSIFETRREKTMFIAGAGSLTYGEIIDVIDAARGAGVEKVGIVTEGMRRAAGAAPVG; via the coding sequence ATGGCGAAGAAGAAGCACCACGGTGCGGACGCCGTCGCGCAAGCGACGAACCCCCACGCGAATTCGGAGATCAACATCACGCCGTTCATCGACGTGCTGCTGGTTCTGATCGTCATCTTCCTGGCGGCCCTTCCGCTCGGGCAGCGGGGGTTGGACATCAACCTGCCGCTCGAGACCCAGGGTGCGCAGCAGGCTGCGACCGACAGCAGCCAGATCCTGCTCGAGTACACGGCGGATCGGCGTATCTCCGTGAATCAGCAGCCGATGCAGATGGCGACGCTCGAGTCCGAGCTCCGCTCGATCTTCGAGACGCGCCGCGAGAAGACCATGTTCATCGCTGGCGCCGGGTCCTTGACCTACGGCGAGATCATCGACGTGATCGACGCGGCCCGGGGCGCTGGTGTCGAGAAGGTCGGTATCGTCACCGAGGGCATGCGGCGCGCGGCTGGCGCGGCGCCCGTCGGCTAG
- a CDS encoding RidA family protein, with translation MARTAITSTGAPAAIGPYSQAVRAGDLLFVSGQVPIDPETGQLIDGDVAAQTHRVLRSLDAIVRAAGATFDDVVKTTVYLADMNDFVTMNRAYATWFAEPAPARAAVEVARLPKDARIEIDAIVRLPA, from the coding sequence GTGGCGCGGACCGCAATCACGTCCACCGGCGCACCGGCCGCGATCGGCCCCTACTCGCAGGCCGTAAGGGCCGGCGACCTTCTGTTCGTCTCCGGACAGGTACCGATCGATCCCGAAACGGGGCAGTTGATCGACGGCGACGTGGCGGCGCAGACCCACCGCGTGCTGCGGAGTCTCGACGCCATCGTCCGCGCGGCCGGCGCGACGTTCGACGACGTCGTGAAGACGACCGTCTATCTCGCCGACATGAACGACTTCGTGACCATGAATCGCGCGTACGCCACCTGGTTCGCAGAACCGGCGCCGGCACGCGCCGCCGTCGAAGTCGCGCGTCTCCCGAAGGACGCGCGGATCGAGATCGACGCCATCGTCCGGCTTCCCGCCTGA
- a CDS encoding bifunctional (p)ppGpp synthetase/guanosine-3',5'-bis(diphosphate) 3'-pyrophosphohydrolase translates to MLSFENLLGSVRSYNPDTDADLLHRAYEFSALEHAGQIRRSGEQYITHPLEVAHLVAEMHLDDVTIAASLLHDVVEDTLTTIENVRGLFGAEIAHVVEGVTKISTIPFSSSEERQAENFRKMLLAMVDDARVILVKLADRLHNMRTLGHLREDRRLKISQETIDIYAPIAHRLGMNKVKNELEELAFRHLDPPGYESLLERVEARRRATERTVDSLKSTLAEKLRDAGVPIVSLEARIKSIFSIWKKIRRQKISLDEVYDLLAVRVITQSERDCYAALGIIHQIWAPVHGRFKDFVAMPRPNGYQSLHTAVISDVGLPFEVQIRSEDMHRIAEHGIAAHWKYKEGRVGAEPDEKYFLWLRQLLEWQQEVPDPSEFIHSLKLDLYPEEVYTFTPKGEVKALPRGATPIDFAYAIHTDVGHTCVGARVNGRMVPLRTPLQSGDIVEVVTRTGNRPNRDWLNIVATTRARNKIKHFIHVEEKLRAVELGRKLIEKEVRRFDLKPRTVLDPDAVARVCSTLGASKPDDLYASVGYGKVSSRAVLDVLIPREQREHPKAEASIASVVRRVLRPNQETIKVRGFDDLMVFRAGCCNPIRGEKIVGYVTRGKGVSVHAASCPNVVNLFYDPERRIDVAWDKANDESTFTVCLTIQVEDRRGMIADVTSRLADRRINILKVEASANKDRHGHISVTFDISDMQHLQRVIKVVRAVAGVLDVERVHRKP, encoded by the coding sequence ATGCTCAGCTTCGAGAATCTGCTCGGCTCGGTCCGCTCGTACAACCCGGACACGGATGCGGATCTGCTGCACCGGGCCTACGAGTTTTCGGCCCTGGAGCATGCGGGCCAGATCCGCCGGTCCGGAGAGCAGTACATCACGCACCCGCTGGAGGTTGCGCACCTCGTAGCCGAGATGCATCTCGACGACGTGACGATCGCGGCCAGCCTGCTGCACGACGTTGTCGAGGACACGCTGACCACCATCGAGAACGTTCGCGGACTCTTCGGTGCGGAGATCGCCCACGTCGTCGAAGGCGTCACGAAGATAAGCACGATTCCATTCTCGTCGAGCGAGGAGCGGCAGGCGGAGAACTTCCGGAAGATGCTGCTGGCGATGGTGGACGACGCGCGCGTCATCCTCGTCAAGCTGGCGGACCGCCTTCACAACATGCGCACCCTCGGTCATCTTCGCGAAGACCGCAGACTGAAGATCTCGCAGGAGACCATCGACATCTACGCACCCATCGCGCACCGCCTCGGGATGAACAAGGTGAAGAACGAGCTCGAGGAGCTTGCGTTCCGCCATCTCGATCCGCCGGGCTACGAGTCGCTGCTGGAGCGCGTGGAAGCACGCCGCCGCGCGACCGAGCGGACCGTCGACAGTCTCAAGAGCACGCTTGCGGAGAAGTTGCGGGACGCCGGCGTGCCGATCGTCTCTCTGGAAGCGCGGATCAAGAGCATCTTCAGCATCTGGAAGAAGATCAGGCGGCAGAAGATCTCCCTGGACGAGGTGTACGATCTCCTCGCTGTCCGCGTCATCACCCAGTCGGAGCGCGACTGCTACGCAGCGCTCGGCATCATCCATCAGATCTGGGCGCCGGTGCACGGCCGGTTCAAGGACTTCGTGGCCATGCCGCGTCCGAACGGCTATCAGTCGCTGCACACGGCGGTCATCAGCGATGTCGGGCTGCCGTTCGAGGTGCAGATCCGCTCGGAGGACATGCACCGGATCGCCGAGCACGGCATCGCCGCGCACTGGAAGTACAAGGAAGGCCGAGTCGGCGCCGAACCGGACGAGAAGTACTTCCTCTGGCTGCGGCAACTCCTGGAGTGGCAGCAGGAGGTGCCGGACCCGAGCGAGTTCATTCACAGCCTCAAGCTCGATCTCTATCCGGAGGAGGTGTACACCTTCACGCCGAAGGGCGAGGTCAAGGCGCTGCCCCGCGGAGCGACCCCCATCGATTTCGCCTACGCGATTCACACCGACGTCGGCCATACGTGCGTCGGCGCGCGCGTCAACGGCCGGATGGTTCCGTTGCGGACGCCGCTGCAGAGCGGAGACATCGTCGAGGTGGTCACCCGGACCGGCAACCGGCCGAACCGCGACTGGCTGAACATCGTGGCGACCACGCGCGCGCGCAACAAGATCAAGCACTTCATCCACGTCGAGGAGAAGCTGCGGGCCGTGGAGCTGGGACGCAAGCTGATCGAGAAGGAGGTCCGCCGATTCGATCTCAAGCCCAGGACGGTGCTGGATCCGGACGCGGTCGCCAGGGTCTGCTCCACGCTCGGGGCGTCGAAGCCGGACGACCTCTATGCGTCCGTCGGATACGGCAAGGTCTCGTCCCGCGCCGTGCTGGACGTCCTGATTCCCCGTGAGCAGCGCGAGCATCCGAAAGCGGAAGCGTCCATTGCGTCCGTGGTTCGCCGCGTGCTTCGTCCGAACCAGGAGACGATCAAGGTACGGGGATTCGACGACCTGATGGTGTTCCGGGCCGGCTGCTGCAATCCGATCCGCGGGGAGAAGATCGTCGGTTACGTCACCCGCGGGAAGGGCGTCTCGGTGCACGCCGCGAGCTGTCCGAACGTCGTGAACCTCTTCTACGACCCGGAGCGGCGGATCGACGTTGCCTGGGACAAGGCGAACGACGAGTCGACGTTCACGGTCTGCCTCACCATTCAGGTCGAGGATCGCCGCGGCATGATAGCCGACGTGACGTCACGCCTCGCGGACCGGAGAATCAACATCCTCAAGGTGGAAGCGTCCGCCAACAAGGACCGGCACGGCCATATCAGCGTGACGTTCGACATCAGCGACATGCAGCACCTGCAGCGCGTCATCAAGGTCGTGCGGGCCGTGGCCGGCGTGCTCGACGTCGAGCGCGTTCACCGAAAGCCGTAG